In a single window of the Massilia oculi genome:
- a CDS encoding methyl-accepting chemotaxis protein yields MLFKLTLRLRLIATMAMLGFLITAVGVLGIYGMREDHAALEQVYSNQLASSIAINNSKNFLNRARFGLDRAVFHPDAADVGKILSRAKGFIDDSNKEWQRYLALPRDADEAELAKNLEAERNRYINDGMLALATAVEQMNVERIEALSMTEMTALYGTFDKASVALDDYQLSAAKEGYDQSGRLFDMLLWVSSASVVLGVLLAAVSSWLLLRAIMRPLDHALGHFDAMAHGDLSTRVEVDRDDEMGALLKGLATMQQQLATTVRSVRDSSMSIASASSEIAAGNMNLSARTEQQASGLEETASSLEELTTTVQHNADNVRQANNVARSASEVAVRGGRLVSEVVQTMGAIDASSKRIVDIISTIDGIAFQTNILALNAAVEAARAGEQGRGFAVVAGEVRNLAQRSAAAAKEIKELINTSVSNVEAGTALVDSAGTTMDEIVTSVTRVSDIMAEILAAGEEQTAGIQQINEAVSHMDQATQQNAALVEEAAAATGALQDQAHALQQMVSVFKVDAQAAPRAQAPVRSRAGHERMALAA; encoded by the coding sequence ATGCTTTTCAAACTGACACTGCGACTCCGGCTGATCGCCACGATGGCCATGCTCGGCTTCCTCATCACCGCCGTCGGCGTGCTCGGCATCTACGGCATGCGTGAAGACCATGCCGCGCTCGAGCAGGTGTATTCGAACCAGCTGGCGTCGAGCATCGCGATCAATAATTCCAAGAACTTTCTGAACCGCGCCCGCTTTGGCCTGGACCGCGCCGTGTTTCATCCGGACGCGGCCGACGTCGGCAAGATCCTGAGCCGCGCCAAGGGCTTCATCGACGACTCGAACAAGGAGTGGCAGCGCTACCTGGCCCTGCCGCGCGACGCCGACGAAGCGGAACTGGCCAAGAACCTTGAAGCCGAACGCAACCGCTACATCAACGACGGCATGCTGGCGCTGGCCACCGCAGTCGAGCAGATGAACGTCGAGCGCATCGAAGCGCTGTCGATGACGGAAATGACGGCCTTGTACGGCACCTTCGACAAGGCATCGGTCGCGCTGGACGATTACCAGCTGAGCGCCGCCAAAGAGGGTTACGACCAGAGCGGCCGCCTGTTCGACATGCTGCTGTGGGTGTCGAGCGCCAGCGTGGTGCTGGGCGTGCTGCTGGCGGCGGTGTCGTCCTGGCTGCTGCTGCGCGCCATCATGCGGCCGCTCGACCACGCGCTCGGCCACTTCGACGCGATGGCGCATGGCGACCTGTCCACCCGCGTCGAGGTCGACCGTGACGACGAAATGGGCGCACTGCTCAAGGGCCTGGCCACCATGCAGCAGCAGCTCGCTACCACCGTGCGCAGCGTGCGCGACAGCAGCATGTCGATCGCCAGCGCCAGCAGCGAGATCGCGGCCGGCAATATGAATCTGTCGGCGCGGACCGAGCAGCAGGCCAGCGGCCTGGAAGAAACCGCTTCCTCGCTCGAGGAACTGACCACCACCGTCCAGCACAATGCCGACAACGTGCGCCAGGCCAATAACGTGGCGCGCTCGGCGTCCGAAGTCGCGGTGCGCGGCGGCCGGCTGGTGTCGGAAGTGGTGCAGACCATGGGCGCGATCGACGCCTCGTCCAAGCGCATCGTCGACATCATCTCGACCATCGACGGCATCGCCTTCCAGACCAATATCCTGGCGCTGAACGCGGCCGTCGAAGCGGCCCGCGCGGGTGAGCAGGGCCGCGGTTTCGCGGTCGTGGCCGGCGAAGTGCGCAACCTGGCGCAGCGCTCGGCGGCGGCGGCCAAGGAAATCAAGGAACTGATCAACACCTCCGTCAGCAACGTCGAGGCGGGCACCGCCCTGGTCGACAGCGCCGGCACCACCATGGACGAGATCGTGACCAGCGTCACCCGCGTCAGCGACATCATGGCCGAGATCCTGGCCGCCGGCGAAGAGCAGACCGCCGGCATCCAGCAGATCAATGAAGCGGTGAGCCATATGGACCAGGCGACCCAGCAGAACGCCGCCCTGGTCGAGGAAGCGGCGGCCGCCACCGGCGCGCTGCAGGACCAGGCGCATGCGCTGCAGCAGATGGTGAGCGTGTTCAAGGTGGATGCACAGGCAGCGCCTAGGGCGCAGGCCCCGGTGCGCTCGCGGGCCGGCCACGAACGCATGGCCCTGGCAGCTTGA
- a CDS encoding hybrid sensor histidine kinase/response regulator: MNAALPAVDSFYEQAACALLATDADGMIVRANATIHAWLGMQDDALVSKLRFCDLLSVGARLFHHTRCVPLLEREGAVNEVQVDLISTDGRHLPVLLNIVRRSGPDGGHLDHWAVFRSSGRHAYEHALLGARKVAEEALEAQRAADLQLKALNLQLTAADHRKDEFLATLSHELRNPLAPMRSAVDVFKLKYGNIGDERLLQAFDRQLRHLTRLVDDLMDVSRITQNRMQLRRAPVDLTPLVRGAAQDMAPAMAAARHTLRLSVDDAPLVVDGDATRLAQVVINLLTNAAKYTPDGGLIEVELTCADGHAELRVRDNGIGIPSDALGAVFSMFAQLEPALDRARGGLGIGLALARGIVDLHGGEIRVDSAGTGLGSVFTLRLPLVAGCAEQEETKVPAALVSPKRVLVVDDNFDTAETMSLALELFGCETRMAHTATAALELAAEFTPDVALLDIGLPDYNGYELARRLRALPSGLSTTLIAATGWGQDKDRTLALDAGFDHHLTKPIDFEQLRLLLR, encoded by the coding sequence ATGAACGCCGCCCTGCCCGCTGTCGACTCCTTTTACGAGCAGGCCGCGTGCGCTCTGCTGGCGACCGATGCCGACGGCATGATCGTGCGCGCCAACGCGACTATCCACGCCTGGCTCGGCATGCAGGACGATGCGCTGGTCAGCAAGCTGCGCTTTTGCGACCTGCTGTCGGTCGGCGCCCGCCTGTTCCACCATACCCGCTGCGTGCCGCTGCTGGAGCGCGAGGGCGCAGTGAACGAGGTCCAGGTCGACCTGATCTCCACCGACGGCCGGCACCTGCCGGTGCTGCTCAACATCGTGCGCCGATCCGGGCCCGATGGCGGCCACCTGGACCACTGGGCCGTGTTCAGGTCGAGCGGGCGCCACGCCTATGAGCACGCCCTGCTCGGCGCGCGCAAGGTGGCCGAGGAAGCGCTCGAGGCGCAGCGCGCGGCCGACCTGCAGCTGAAGGCGCTGAACCTGCAGCTGACCGCGGCCGACCACCGCAAGGACGAGTTCCTGGCCACCCTGTCGCACGAGCTGCGCAACCCGCTGGCGCCGATGCGCAGCGCGGTCGACGTCTTCAAGCTCAAGTATGGAAACATTGGTGACGAGCGGCTGCTGCAGGCCTTCGATCGCCAGTTGCGTCATCTGACGCGGCTGGTGGACGACCTGATGGACGTTTCGCGCATCACCCAGAACCGGATGCAGCTGCGGCGCGCGCCGGTCGACCTGACGCCGCTGGTGCGCGGCGCGGCCCAGGACATGGCGCCGGCCATGGCGGCGGCGCGCCACACGTTGCGGCTGTCGGTCGACGATGCGCCGCTGGTGGTCGACGGCGACGCCACGCGCCTGGCGCAAGTCGTCATCAACCTGCTGACCAATGCCGCCAAGTACACCCCTGACGGTGGCCTGATCGAAGTCGAGCTCACTTGCGCGGACGGCCACGCCGAACTGCGCGTGCGCGACAACGGCATCGGCATCCCGTCCGACGCGCTGGGCGCGGTCTTCAGCATGTTCGCCCAGCTCGAACCGGCCCTCGATCGTGCGAGAGGCGGGCTGGGCATCGGGCTGGCGCTGGCGCGCGGCATCGTCGACCTGCATGGCGGCGAGATCCGGGTCGACAGCGCCGGGACCGGCCTGGGCAGCGTGTTTACGCTGCGCCTGCCGCTGGTGGCCGGCTGCGCGGAGCAAGAAGAAACGAAGGTGCCGGCCGCGCTGGTCTCGCCCAAGCGGGTGCTGGTGGTGGACGACAATTTCGATACCGCCGAGACCATGTCGCTGGCGCTGGAACTGTTCGGCTGCGAGACACGCATGGCCCACACTGCGACCGCGGCGCTGGAACTGGCGGCCGAATTCACGCCCGACGTCGCTCTGCTCGACATCGGCCTGCCCGACTACAACGGTTACGAGCTCGCACGGCGCCTGCGCGCCCTGCCCAGCGGCCTTTCCACGACACTGATCGCCGCCACCGGCTGGGGCCAGGACAAGGACCGGACGCTGGCGCTGGACGCGGGATTCGACCATCATCTGACCAAACCGATCGATTTCGAGCAGCTGCGCCTGCTGCTACGATAA
- a CDS encoding GntR family transcriptional regulator, whose protein sequence is MYSPIDTRIRDDKPHSPTVLDRPRIGWGRLAPGDALPSVRETALQLAVNPMTVAKAYGLLELEGVLERRRGVGMVVADRPRSVGDAGARLALRRPALERAARKARGASSTPTPSLACSRKS, encoded by the coding sequence GTGTATTCACCGATTGATACACGAATACGCGATGACAAGCCGCACTCCCCAACCGTTCTCGATCGCCCCAGGATCGGCTGGGGCCGGCTGGCGCCGGGCGATGCGCTGCCATCGGTGCGCGAGACCGCGTTGCAGCTCGCGGTCAATCCGATGACCGTCGCGAAAGCCTACGGACTGCTCGAGCTGGAGGGCGTGCTCGAGCGTCGGCGTGGTGTGGGCATGGTGGTCGCGGATCGCCCACGCAGTGTGGGCGACGCCGGCGCGCGCCTGGCGCTGCGGCGGCCGGCCCTGGAGCGCGCCGCGCGCAAGGCGCGAGGCGCGAGCTCGACCCCGACGCCATCCTTGGCCTGTTCACGAAAATCCTGA
- a CDS encoding ATP-binding cassette domain-containing protein, producing the protein MTSSPILMRCVPKRFDSKPVLDGLDWEVGPGQVIGLPGRNGAGKSTLIECLLGLREIDGGSVRLFGEPLDAPAMPAQAPRCNRMLARGLLRQGLTIWALVSATAVLMALVAGARGNALAASACMCCMTVPAMALALRDHARALSWSAVFYWLFAVGLSLIGPLAGAILFMAFGLPFWASATLASIVVAGLLVYRRLRLMEGAPFAFPAGRMD; encoded by the coding sequence ATGACATCATCCCCGATCCTGATGCGCTGCGTCCCCAAGCGCTTTGACAGCAAGCCCGTCCTTGATGGCCTCGACTGGGAAGTCGGGCCGGGCCAGGTGATCGGCCTGCCGGGGCGCAACGGCGCCGGCAAGTCGACTTTGATCGAATGCCTGCTGGGCCTGCGCGAAATCGACGGTGGCAGTGTCCGGTTGTTCGGTGAGCCGCTCGACGCGCCGGCGATGCCCGCCCAAGCGCCGCGATGCAACCGCATGCTGGCGCGTGGGCTGTTACGCCAGGGCTTGACGATCTGGGCTCTCGTCAGCGCCACCGCCGTCCTGATGGCGCTGGTCGCCGGCGCGCGCGGCAATGCGCTGGCGGCGTCTGCCTGCATGTGCTGCATGACCGTGCCGGCCATGGCACTGGCGTTGCGCGACCATGCACGCGCGCTCTCGTGGAGCGCTGTTTTCTACTGGTTGTTCGCGGTCGGCCTGAGCCTTATTGGTCCACTGGCGGGAGCCATTCTGTTCATGGCGTTCGGCCTGCCGTTCTGGGCATCGGCGACCCTTGCCTCGATCGTCGTGGCCGGCTTGCTGGTGTACCGGCGCCTGCGTCTGATGGAAGGCGCGCCGTTTGCTTTTCCGGCAGGAAGGATGGACTAA
- a CDS encoding TerD family protein, translated as MSVNLQKGQKISLDKEGGGGLSRVTMGLGWDAIKSKGFFGFGGGKSEAVDLDASVVMFDESNRPMDVVWFRQLKSRDGSIVHTGDNRTGAGDGDDEQITVDLSAVPAGVKALVFTVNSFTGQNFSTVENAYCRLINAANQQEVARFNLSVTGSHSAQIMAKLYRHNGEWKMHAIGENGNGRTFDDLMPQITVHL; from the coding sequence ATGTCAGTCAATCTGCAAAAGGGACAGAAGATCTCCCTGGACAAGGAAGGCGGTGGTGGTCTCTCCCGCGTGACCATGGGTCTGGGCTGGGACGCGATCAAGTCGAAAGGCTTCTTCGGCTTCGGCGGCGGCAAGTCCGAAGCCGTCGACCTCGACGCCTCGGTAGTGATGTTCGACGAATCGAACCGTCCGATGGACGTGGTCTGGTTCCGCCAGCTCAAGAGCCGCGACGGCAGCATCGTCCACACGGGCGACAACCGCACCGGCGCGGGCGATGGCGACGACGAGCAGATCACGGTCGACCTGAGCGCCGTGCCGGCGGGCGTCAAGGCGCTGGTATTCACGGTGAACAGCTTCACCGGCCAGAATTTCTCGACCGTCGAGAACGCCTACTGTCGCCTGATCAACGCCGCTAATCAGCAAGAGGTGGCGCGCTTCAACCTGTCGGTGACCGGTTCGCACTCGGCCCAGATCATGGCCAAGCTGTACCGCCACAACGGCGAGTGGAAGATGCATGCGATCGGAGAAAATGGCAATGGCCGTACTTTCGACGATCTGATGCCGCAGATTACGGTGCATCTGTAA
- the nhaR gene encoding transcriptional activator NhaR, whose protein sequence is MNHAPPNFRHLYYFWVVAKEGSITRAAERLGLAIQTVSTQLTLLEQAFGKALFNQQGRRLNLTEAGRLALSYADQIFLLGEQMQEALDASDSARIRLAVGISDSLPKFTAYRLLEVTTQLATPVRLVCHEDEYEALLGDLALHKLDVVLTDRAVPTGTTLRVFSHLLSENEMYVVGAPALAKTYRKDFPASLHGAPILLPTRNNALRGKIDDWFERHAIRPDVVGEFEDNALLNTFGRRGLGLFFTPAAPVADIKIQLGAELVGRVPEVREHFYAISNERKIKHPAVEAILAAVHKESLSAE, encoded by the coding sequence ATGAACCACGCGCCACCCAATTTTCGTCACCTGTATTACTTCTGGGTGGTTGCCAAGGAAGGCAGCATCACGCGCGCCGCCGAGCGCCTTGGCCTGGCGATCCAGACTGTCAGCACACAGCTTACCCTGCTCGAGCAGGCTTTCGGCAAGGCATTGTTTAACCAGCAGGGCCGGCGCCTGAACCTGACCGAGGCCGGACGCCTGGCGCTGTCCTATGCCGATCAGATCTTCCTGCTGGGAGAGCAGATGCAGGAAGCACTGGACGCTTCGGACAGCGCCCGCATCCGGCTTGCGGTGGGCATCTCGGATTCGCTGCCCAAGTTCACCGCCTACCGCCTGCTCGAGGTGACGACCCAGCTCGCCACGCCGGTGCGCCTGGTCTGCCATGAAGACGAGTACGAAGCCCTGCTGGGCGATCTGGCCCTGCACAAGCTGGACGTGGTGCTGACCGACCGCGCGGTGCCGACCGGGACCACCCTGCGCGTGTTCAGCCACCTGCTGTCCGAGAACGAGATGTACGTGGTCGGCGCCCCGGCCCTGGCCAAAACCTACCGCAAGGATTTCCCGGCCTCGCTGCATGGCGCTCCGATCCTGCTCCCGACCCGCAACAATGCCCTGCGCGGCAAGATCGACGACTGGTTCGAGCGCCACGCGATCCGGCCCGACGTGGTCGGGGAGTTCGAGGACAACGCCCTGCTCAACACCTTCGGCCGGCGCGGGCTCGGCCTGTTCTTCACCCCGGCGGCGCCGGTGGCCGACATCAAGATCCAGCTCGGGGCCGAGCTGGTGGGCCGGGTGCCCGAGGTGCGCGAGCACTTCTATGCGATCTCGAACGAACGCAAGATCAAGCATCCGGCGGTCGAGGCCATCCTGGCCGCCGTGCACAAGGAATCCCTCAGCGCGGAGTAG
- a CDS encoding alpha/beta fold hydrolase — protein sequence MSVKTRNNVHVTGQGAATMVFVHGFGCDQTMWRFLAPAYQDRFRVITYHLTGCGGSDLAAYDRARYASLHGHADDLLEIVEEFATGPVVVVGHSVSAMIGMLATIAAPGRFAAQAMIGPSPCYINDGDYVGGFSREDIGELLDTMEANYLGWTQSLAPAIMGAPNRPDLREELTNSFCRNDPEIARHFACVTFLSDHRPDVARSTVPALVLQCSDDLIAPRTVGEWLHRNLPNSSLAVIDNVGHCPHMSAPTASTRAIDVFLAQTLR from the coding sequence ATGTCCGTCAAGACTCGCAACAATGTCCACGTGACCGGCCAGGGCGCGGCCACGATGGTGTTTGTCCACGGTTTCGGTTGCGACCAGACCATGTGGCGCTTTCTCGCGCCCGCCTACCAGGACCGCTTCCGCGTCATCACCTATCACCTGACGGGCTGCGGCGGCTCCGACCTGGCGGCCTACGACCGCGCGCGGTATGCCTCGCTGCACGGCCATGCCGACGACCTGCTCGAGATCGTCGAGGAGTTCGCCACCGGGCCGGTCGTGGTGGTCGGCCACTCGGTCAGCGCCATGATCGGCATGCTGGCCACCATCGCGGCGCCCGGGCGCTTCGCGGCCCAGGCGATGATCGGCCCATCGCCCTGCTACATCAACGATGGCGACTATGTCGGCGGCTTCAGCCGCGAAGACATCGGCGAGCTGCTCGACACCATGGAAGCGAACTACCTGGGCTGGACGCAGAGCCTGGCCCCGGCCATCATGGGCGCTCCCAACCGTCCCGACCTGCGCGAGGAACTGACCAACAGCTTCTGCCGCAACGATCCCGAGATCGCGCGCCACTTCGCCTGCGTCACCTTCCTGTCCGACCACCGGCCGGACGTGGCCAGGTCGACGGTCCCGGCCCTGGTCCTGCAGTGCAGCGACGACCTGATCGCACCGCGCACGGTCGGCGAATGGCTGCACCGGAACCTGCCCAACAGCAGCCTGGCCGTGATCGACAACGTCGGCCACTGCCCTCACATGAGCGCGCCGACCGCCAGTACACGCGCGATCGACGTCTTTCTTGCGCAGACCTTGCGCTAG
- a CDS encoding TIGR00266 family protein, protein MPVFTVTGDVDPFLHVSMKQGETIYCESDAMVMMESTLDLKGKMKGGLGSALMRTFANGESFFQQHIEATRGEGDCLLSPTLPGAMQVVDVGPNNYIISDGAFVAATSGVDLRVRTQSLGNALFAQSGGFFVTETGGQGQVVVSGFGSMSVLDVEPGKDAIIDNSHVVCWDSTLRYEISITTGTSGGFLGNLINSQTSGEGMVLRFSGRGKVYVCSRNRTAFKAWMQAPAK, encoded by the coding sequence ATGCCAGTATTTACCGTGACCGGGGACGTCGATCCCTTCCTGCACGTGTCGATGAAACAGGGCGAGACCATCTATTGCGAATCCGACGCGATGGTGATGATGGAATCGACCCTCGATCTCAAGGGCAAGATGAAGGGTGGCCTCGGCAGCGCGCTGATGCGCACCTTCGCCAACGGCGAGTCGTTCTTCCAGCAGCACATCGAAGCGACCCGCGGCGAGGGCGATTGCCTGCTGTCGCCGACCCTGCCGGGCGCGATGCAGGTGGTCGACGTCGGTCCGAACAACTACATCATCAGCGATGGCGCCTTTGTCGCGGCCACGTCCGGCGTGGACCTGCGGGTGCGCACGCAAAGCCTGGGCAACGCCCTGTTCGCGCAGAGCGGCGGCTTCTTCGTCACCGAGACGGGCGGCCAGGGCCAGGTGGTGGTGTCGGGCTTCGGTTCCATGTCGGTGCTCGACGTGGAACCGGGCAAGGACGCGATCATCGACAACTCGCACGTGGTGTGCTGGGACAGCACCCTGCGCTACGAGATCTCGATCACGACCGGCACCAGCGGCGGCTTCCTGGGTAACCTGATCAACAGCCAGACCAGCGGCGAGGGCATGGTCCTGCGCTTCTCCGGTCGTGGCAAGGTCTATGTCTGTTCGCGCAACCGCACCGCATTCAAGGCCTGGATGCAGGCGCCTGCGAAATAA
- a CDS encoding hemolysin family protein yields MENILFVVLAFFLVALNGFFVAAEFSIVTLRKTRVRAIAKTTGLRGRILAKVHGQLDAYLSACQLGITLASLGLGWVGEPAFASLLEPVFAFVGVTSEELIHGVSFVVAFSVISFLHIVVGELAPKSLAIRLPESVALWCAMPLYGFYWAMYPAIYVLNASANTVLRMAGLAGAGGHDTHYSLDELKLILRTNTNTTTPGEKITQDDRNILAQSLDFSTLQISELMRPINEVSALYASRSLEENLETVRRNRFSRYPYFDEEGEEVLGIIHLKDLYFALQAGRPVTDLTQFLRPVESISARTPAQDIFRRFRGGAPHFALIGEKGKRPVGFVTLDNLLGAMVGEIRDEFRMNENDWLKQTDGTYIGKASLPIFSLERLLGIDIDNEQMGLEDVESVGGLLMEKLGDIPKQGQRIEFPQFDVVVKKMNGPRILLVKVIPQLTRANEHDERD; encoded by the coding sequence ATGGAAAACATCCTATTCGTCGTTCTCGCTTTCTTCCTGGTGGCGCTGAACGGCTTCTTCGTGGCGGCCGAATTCAGTATCGTCACGCTGCGCAAGACCCGCGTGCGCGCGATCGCCAAGACCACGGGCCTGCGCGGACGCATCCTGGCCAAGGTCCACGGCCAGCTCGACGCCTACCTGTCGGCGTGCCAGCTCGGCATCACCCTGGCCTCGCTGGGCCTGGGCTGGGTCGGCGAACCGGCCTTCGCCAGCCTGCTCGAGCCGGTGTTCGCCTTCGTTGGCGTCACCTCCGAAGAACTGATCCACGGCGTATCGTTCGTCGTCGCCTTCTCGGTGATCTCCTTCCTGCACATCGTGGTCGGCGAACTGGCGCCCAAGTCGCTGGCGATCCGGCTGCCGGAATCGGTGGCCCTGTGGTGCGCCATGCCGCTGTACGGCTTCTACTGGGCGATGTACCCGGCGATCTACGTCCTCAACGCCAGCGCCAACACGGTGCTGCGCATGGCCGGCCTGGCCGGCGCCGGCGGCCACGACACCCATTACTCGCTCGACGAGCTCAAGCTCATCCTGCGCACCAATACCAACACCACCACGCCGGGCGAGAAGATCACCCAGGACGACCGCAACATCCTGGCCCAGTCGCTCGACTTCAGCACGCTGCAGATCTCCGAGCTGATGCGGCCGATCAACGAGGTCAGCGCCCTGTACGCCAGCCGCTCGCTGGAAGAGAACCTGGAAACCGTGCGCCGCAACCGCTTTTCGCGCTACCCGTATTTCGACGAGGAAGGCGAAGAGGTGCTGGGCATCATCCACCTGAAGGACCTGTATTTCGCCCTGCAGGCGGGCCGCCCGGTCACCGACCTGACGCAGTTCCTGCGCCCGGTCGAGTCGATCTCGGCGCGCACCCCGGCCCAGGACATCTTCCGGCGCTTCCGCGGCGGCGCGCCGCACTTCGCCCTGATCGGAGAGAAGGGCAAGCGCCCGGTCGGTTTCGTCACCCTGGACAATCTGCTGGGAGCGATGGTGGGCGAGATCCGCGACGAGTTCCGGATGAACGAAAACGACTGGCTCAAACAGACGGACGGCACCTATATCGGCAAGGCCAGCCTGCCGATCTTCTCGCTCGAGCGCCTGCTCGGCATCGACATCGACAACGAGCAGATGGGGCTGGAAGACGTGGAATCGGTCGGCGGCCTGCTGATGGAAAAACTGGGCGATATCCCGAAGCAGGGCCAGCGCATCGAATTCCCGCAGTTCGACGTCGTGGTGAAAAAGATGAATGGGCCGCGCATCTTGCTGGTCAAAGTCATACCACAACTGACCCGCGCAAATGAGCACGACGAACGCGATTGA
- a CDS encoding DUF475 domain-containing protein, which produces MKYFTWSFIVTAVCLALSAWWGFEHGGMSAAFTALGVAAILAVMEVSLSFDNAVVNASVLKGWDEFWIKLFLGVGIIIAVFGMRLVFPLVIVAVAADLGAMEVWNLALTDPKAFSTHLTNHHAEVAAFGGMFLLLVFLNFMLDHEKETHWLGNFEAKIGSLGKVSSIAVMIAIAALLFSMTYVDEAQKMVVLIAGMWGILVYVGVDMLSSMLEKSESEAGAVGDAVKKGGIGGFLYLEVLDASFSFDGVIGAFAITSDVVIIMLGLAIGAMFVRSMTVFLVRKGTLDEYVYLEHGAHYAIGILAVIMLASMKWHVPELITGGVGVAFILASLWSSLQYKKKHAALEGGA; this is translated from the coding sequence ATGAAGTACTTTACCTGGTCATTCATCGTGACCGCAGTCTGCCTGGCGCTCTCGGCCTGGTGGGGCTTCGAGCATGGCGGCATGAGCGCCGCGTTCACCGCGCTGGGCGTGGCGGCCATCCTCGCGGTGATGGAAGTCTCGCTGTCCTTCGACAACGCGGTGGTCAACGCCTCGGTGCTCAAGGGCTGGGACGAGTTCTGGATCAAGCTGTTCCTGGGCGTCGGCATCATCATCGCCGTGTTCGGCATGCGCCTGGTGTTCCCGCTGGTGATCGTGGCCGTGGCCGCGGACCTGGGCGCCATGGAAGTGTGGAACCTGGCGCTGACCGATCCGAAGGCGTTCTCGACCCACCTGACCAACCACCACGCCGAAGTGGCGGCCTTCGGCGGCATGTTCCTGCTGCTGGTGTTCCTGAACTTCATGCTGGACCACGAGAAGGAAACCCACTGGCTGGGCAACTTCGAAGCCAAGATCGGCTCGCTGGGCAAGGTGTCCTCGATCGCCGTGATGATTGCAATCGCCGCGCTGCTGTTCAGCATGACCTATGTTGACGAAGCGCAGAAGATGGTCGTCCTGATCGCAGGTATGTGGGGCATCCTGGTCTATGTCGGTGTCGACATGCTCAGCAGCATGCTGGAAAAGAGCGAGTCCGAAGCCGGCGCCGTCGGCGACGCGGTCAAGAAGGGCGGTATCGGCGGCTTCCTGTACCTCGAAGTACTGGATGCCTCGTTCTCGTTCGACGGCGTGATCGGCGCCTTCGCGATCACCAGCGACGTCGTGATCATCATGCTGGGCCTGGCGATCGGCGCGATGTTCGTGCGTTCGATGACCGTCTTCCTGGTGCGCAAGGGCACGCTGGACGAATACGTCTACCTGGAGCATGGCGCGCACTACGCGATCGGCATCCTGGCCGTGATCATGCTGGCGAGCATGAAGTGGCACGTGCCCGAGCTGATCACCGGCGGCGTCGGCGTGGCCTTCATCCTGGCTTCGCTGTGGAGTTCGCTGCAGTACAAGAAGAAGCACGCGGCGCTGGAAGGCGGCGCGTAA
- a CDS encoding TerD family protein — protein MAISLQKGGNVNLSKEAPGLTSLKVGLGWDIRATDGAAFDLDGAVFLLNSSGKVRSDSDFIFYNNLKSADGSIVHSGDNTTGAGEGDDEFVTIDLSKVPADVDKVVLGVTIHDAEARRQNFGMVGKAFIRCVNNANNQEVARYDLSEDSSTEAAMIFGEVYRNGADWKFRAIGQGFNGGLGPLARNYGVNV, from the coding sequence ATGGCAATCAGTCTGCAAAAAGGCGGCAACGTCAATCTGTCGAAAGAAGCTCCAGGCCTGACCTCGCTGAAAGTCGGCCTCGGCTGGGACATTCGCGCCACCGACGGCGCAGCCTTCGACCTCGACGGCGCCGTGTTCCTGCTCAATTCGTCCGGCAAGGTGCGGTCGGACAGCGACTTCATCTTCTACAACAACCTGAAATCGGCCGACGGCTCGATCGTCCACTCGGGCGACAACACCACCGGCGCCGGCGAAGGCGACGACGAATTCGTCACCATCGACCTGAGCAAGGTGCCGGCCGACGTCGACAAGGTCGTGCTGGGCGTGACCATCCACGACGCCGAAGCGCGCCGCCAGAACTTCGGCATGGTCGGCAAGGCCTTCATCCGCTGCGTCAACAACGCCAACAACCAGGAAGTCGCGCGCTACGACCTGTCCGAAGACAGCTCGACCGAAGCGGCGATGATCTTCGGCGAGGTGTACCGCAACGGCGCCGACTGGAAGTTCCGCGCGATCGGCCAGGGCTTCAACGGCGGCCTGGGCCCACTCGCCCGCAACTACGGCGTGAACGTTTAA